The Gordonia sp. KTR9 genome contains a region encoding:
- the atzF gene encoding allophanate hydrolase, which produces MSRIDELYARIAEADRPEVFITLRPAGEVAAEYERSVAAGGPLAGVLLAVKDNVDVGGLPTTAGCPGFAFTPESDAPAVAALRAAGAVVVGKTNLDQFATGLVGTRSPYGAVRDSRRPDRISGGSSSGSAVAVALGFADIAIGTDTAGSGRVPAGLQGIVGIKPTVGVVSTAGVVPACASYDVVTVFAADLALADRAMAAMAGAQGPRPFPTSIPYAAPERPVVAVPTELPGLDDRWRAAFDEAVLRAEAAGLMVKTIDLSPFLEAARLLYDDALVAERFDAVGDFLGSVADPEDAGIDPTVSTIIGAAARFSAVDLLRARRRLADLRSEAMEQWGDATVLMVPTAPAHPTLAEVAADPVGVNSRMGTYTNFCNLFDLCGLAVPAGAVVDEDGSTAQFGITLLGRAHADAVVVDVARRFLGDDTVAPSWAERGDAIELAVFGAHMRGGPLTHELGERGARWAGEVTTTPSYRLVALDTTPPKPGLIRDPVAGRAIRGEVWTVPSAALGDFLAALPEPMMLGKVEIAVGETGPARWIVGFGCAADAGASGQSLDRDRW; this is translated from the coding sequence ATGAGCAGGATCGACGAGCTGTATGCGCGGATCGCCGAGGCAGACCGTCCGGAGGTGTTCATCACCCTGCGACCCGCCGGTGAGGTCGCAGCCGAGTACGAGCGGTCCGTCGCCGCGGGTGGCCCCTTGGCCGGCGTGCTTCTCGCCGTGAAGGACAACGTCGACGTCGGCGGTCTGCCGACCACCGCGGGATGTCCCGGTTTCGCCTTCACCCCCGAGTCCGATGCGCCCGCGGTCGCCGCATTGCGCGCGGCCGGCGCGGTGGTGGTGGGCAAGACCAACCTCGACCAGTTCGCAACCGGTCTGGTGGGCACTCGTAGTCCGTATGGCGCGGTGCGGGATTCGCGACGTCCCGACCGCATCTCGGGCGGGTCGAGTTCGGGGTCGGCGGTGGCGGTCGCCCTCGGATTCGCCGACATCGCGATCGGGACCGACACCGCGGGGTCGGGTCGGGTGCCGGCCGGCCTGCAGGGCATCGTCGGCATCAAGCCGACCGTCGGTGTGGTCTCGACCGCCGGAGTGGTGCCCGCCTGCGCGAGCTATGACGTCGTCACCGTCTTCGCCGCCGACCTCGCGCTGGCCGACCGTGCGATGGCGGCCATGGCCGGGGCGCAGGGCCCGCGGCCCTTCCCGACGTCGATCCCGTACGCCGCGCCCGAGCGCCCGGTCGTCGCGGTGCCCACCGAGCTGCCCGGGCTCGACGACCGGTGGCGGGCCGCGTTCGACGAGGCGGTGCTGCGTGCCGAGGCGGCGGGGCTCATGGTCAAGACCATCGACCTGTCGCCGTTCCTCGAGGCCGCCCGGCTCCTGTACGACGACGCGCTCGTGGCCGAGCGGTTCGACGCGGTGGGGGACTTTCTCGGCTCCGTCGCCGATCCCGAAGACGCCGGCATCGACCCGACCGTGTCGACGATCATCGGTGCCGCGGCCAGGTTTTCGGCCGTCGACCTGTTGCGGGCTCGCCGTCGGCTCGCAGACCTGCGGTCCGAGGCGATGGAGCAGTGGGGCGACGCCACGGTTCTGATGGTGCCGACCGCGCCGGCGCACCCGACCCTCGCCGAGGTGGCCGCCGACCCGGTGGGCGTCAACTCGCGGATGGGCACCTACACCAACTTCTGCAACCTCTTCGACCTGTGCGGCCTCGCGGTACCGGCCGGGGCAGTCGTCGACGAGGACGGCAGCACAGCACAATTCGGCATCACACTGCTGGGCCGCGCGCATGCCGACGCCGTCGTCGTCGATGTGGCCCGCCGGTTTCTGGGCGACGACACGGTGGCGCCGTCCTGGGCGGAGCGCGGCGACGCGATCGAGCTCGCGGTCTTCGGCGCACACATGCGGGGCGGACCGCTGACCCACGAGCTCGGCGAACGCGGTGCCCGATGGGCGGGTGAGGTCACCACGACCCCGTCGTACCGCCTGGTCGCGCTGGACACGACCCCGCCGAAGCCGGGGCTGATCCGAGATCCGGTTGCCGGCCGCGCGATCCGGGGCGAGGTGTGGACGGTGCCTTCCGCAGCGCTCGGGGACTTCCTGGCCGCCCTCCCCGAACCGATGATGCTGGGCAAGGTCGAGATCGCCGTCGGCGAGACCGGACCTGCCCGCTGGATCGTCGGCTTCGGATGCGCCGCCGACGCCGGCGCCTCCGGGCAGAGTCTCGACCGCGATCGCTGGTAG
- a CDS encoding urea amidolyase associated protein UAAP2, producing the protein MTETSTAVITDFASAPAAELALVPGAVVDDAQVGERAPWSGVVAAGDVLTIVDLHGNQAVDTLFYAAADTSRRYSAQATIAAQGNIFLTTGSVIRDHDSAALMTIVADEVGNHDTLGGACSQESNTLRYGHHTKHQHACVENFLIEGSRHGLGKADLVGNVNFFMNVPVDPDGSLGIVDGLSAPGKRLALRAEVDTLVLISNCPQINNPCNGFDPTAVRVIVTRPF; encoded by the coding sequence GTGACCGAGACAAGCACCGCAGTCATCACCGATTTCGCCTCGGCGCCCGCCGCCGAACTCGCCCTCGTCCCCGGCGCCGTCGTCGACGACGCGCAAGTGGGCGAGCGCGCACCGTGGTCGGGTGTCGTCGCCGCCGGCGACGTCCTCACCATCGTCGACCTCCACGGCAACCAGGCCGTCGACACGCTGTTCTACGCGGCCGCCGACACGTCCAGACGGTATTCGGCCCAGGCGACCATCGCCGCGCAGGGCAACATCTTCCTGACCACCGGCAGTGTGATCCGCGATCACGACTCCGCAGCGCTGATGACGATCGTCGCCGACGAGGTCGGCAACCACGACACCCTCGGCGGCGCATGCTCGCAGGAGTCGAACACGCTGCGTTACGGGCACCACACCAAACATCAGCACGCGTGCGTCGAGAACTTCCTCATCGAGGGCAGCCGCCACGGGCTCGGCAAGGCCGACCTCGTCGGCAACGTCAATTTCTTCATGAACGTGCCCGTCGACCCCGACGGCTCGCTGGGGATCGTCGACGGGTTGTCCGCACCCGGCAAGCGTCTGGCGTTGCGTGCCGAGGTCGACACCCTGGTGCTCATCTCCAACTGCCCGCAGATCAACAACCCCTGCAACGGATTCGACCCCACCGCGGTCCGGGTCATCGTCACCCGGCCGTTCTGA
- a CDS encoding urea amidolyase associated protein UAAP1 produces MSTIIAPGTGTTYGAREHARSQAGAITDSMPVVPASAWPNPPADVPAASLTWAETVPGGRYTSKVLARGTRLRFTDVAGAACAHLLLWRADAPWERLNVADTVKVPWQAYLGAGHPLLSDQGRVLATVVADDSGHHDALCGTSTLAGNAAKYGAGEVHSASPAGRELFTLAAAKHGLAPADVAPSLSFFHGVTVDADGSLRSTGSAGPGRTVDLILHLPCTVAVVNTAHPLDPSPDFGTTSLEVLAWQAQSDLDALLADVAGTDPEYQRAAANSEDVWAAAHH; encoded by the coding sequence ATGAGCACGATCATCGCTCCCGGTACCGGGACCACCTACGGTGCCCGCGAACACGCCCGCTCCCAGGCCGGCGCGATCACCGACAGCATGCCGGTGGTGCCGGCATCGGCCTGGCCGAACCCGCCTGCCGACGTGCCGGCCGCATCGTTGACCTGGGCGGAGACCGTTCCCGGCGGCCGGTACACCAGCAAGGTCCTGGCACGGGGGACCCGGCTGCGGTTCACCGACGTCGCGGGGGCGGCCTGCGCGCACCTGCTGCTGTGGCGCGCCGACGCGCCGTGGGAGCGTCTCAACGTCGCCGACACCGTCAAGGTGCCCTGGCAGGCGTATCTGGGTGCGGGGCATCCGCTTCTCAGCGATCAGGGGCGGGTGCTGGCGACCGTCGTCGCCGACGACTCGGGCCACCATGACGCGCTGTGCGGCACCTCGACTCTCGCCGGAAACGCTGCGAAATACGGAGCGGGCGAGGTGCATTCGGCGAGTCCGGCGGGCCGCGAACTGTTCACCCTGGCGGCGGCGAAGCACGGTCTGGCACCCGCGGATGTCGCCCCGTCGTTGTCGTTCTTCCACGGCGTCACCGTCGACGCCGACGGGTCGCTGCGCTCGACCGGGAGCGCCGGACCCGGCCGGACGGTCGACCTCATCCTGCACCTGCCGTGCACGGTGGCGGTCGTCAACACCGCGCATCCGCTCGACCCGTCGCCCGACTTCGGCACCACCTCCCTGGAAGTGCTTGCGTGGCAGGCGCAGAGCGATCTCGACGCCCTGCTGGCCGACGTCGCCGGCACCGACCCCGAGTACCAGCGCGCCGCCGCCAACTCCGAAGACGTCTGGGCCGCGGCTCATCACTGA
- a CDS encoding amino acid permease translates to MTSTPEVAPATPSSPAGVPDADAHDLSALGYDQQLHRSLGKFASFAAGFSFVSILTTIFQLFGLGFGFGGPAFFWTWPIVYAGQFLVALCFAEIAARYPISGAIYQWSRRMGGEVVGWFGGWFMMIAQIVTAAAAAIALQVVLPSIWIGFQIIGDDPTLTTTSGAANAVLLGSVLLVIVTAINCVGVRWMSRVNSIGVVCELVGVVAVILALFTHAQRGPDVVFDTGVPGQQPGYIWAFIVSGLMAAYVMVGFGSAGELAEETRDPRRVAPRTIRMALTVSAIGGGLMLLGTLMAAPTLDEQLATGGLPYVLDSVLGSFWGKVLLCDVAIAIFICTLAIQTACSRLMFSMARDGRLPFSAHLSHVNSRTGTPILPSILIGVLCIGILLVNVGNSAIFATLASVCIILIYLAYLAVTGPMLYRRFQGWPHRGGDTPAVDAGGRKLFSLGRFGIVVNALAVLYGALMVINLAWPRAEVFDPSGEMPILRWAGPICIVATVLVGIACYPRGKEHPRPVSTRLSA, encoded by the coding sequence ATGACCTCCACCCCCGAAGTGGCTCCCGCGACGCCCTCCTCGCCCGCCGGCGTCCCGGACGCCGACGCCCACGACCTCTCGGCACTCGGCTACGACCAGCAACTCCACCGTTCGCTCGGCAAGTTCGCGTCCTTCGCCGCCGGGTTCTCCTTCGTCTCCATCCTGACCACCATCTTCCAGCTGTTCGGCCTGGGGTTCGGCTTCGGCGGCCCGGCCTTCTTCTGGACCTGGCCGATCGTCTACGCCGGCCAGTTCCTGGTCGCCCTGTGCTTCGCCGAAATCGCTGCGCGGTACCCGATCTCGGGTGCGATCTACCAGTGGTCGCGGCGCATGGGCGGCGAGGTCGTCGGCTGGTTCGGCGGCTGGTTCATGATGATCGCGCAGATCGTCACCGCGGCCGCGGCCGCGATCGCCCTGCAGGTCGTCCTGCCGTCGATCTGGATCGGCTTCCAGATCATCGGCGACGACCCGACCCTCACCACCACGAGCGGCGCGGCGAACGCGGTCCTGCTCGGCTCGGTCCTGCTCGTCATCGTGACCGCGATCAACTGTGTCGGTGTCCGGTGGATGAGCCGCGTCAACAGCATCGGTGTCGTCTGTGAACTCGTCGGCGTCGTGGCGGTCATCCTGGCACTGTTCACCCATGCGCAGCGCGGCCCCGACGTCGTCTTCGACACCGGCGTTCCCGGTCAGCAACCCGGCTACATCTGGGCGTTCATCGTCTCCGGACTCATGGCCGCCTACGTCATGGTCGGGTTCGGATCGGCAGGCGAACTGGCCGAGGAGACCCGGGACCCGCGCCGCGTCGCACCCCGCACCATCCGGATGGCGCTGACCGTCTCGGCCATCGGCGGCGGGCTGATGCTGCTAGGCACCCTCATGGCGGCCCCGACCCTCGACGAGCAACTCGCGACCGGCGGACTGCCCTACGTGCTCGACTCGGTTCTCGGGAGCTTCTGGGGCAAGGTCCTGCTCTGCGACGTCGCGATCGCGATCTTCATCTGCACCCTCGCGATCCAGACCGCCTGCTCGCGGCTGATGTTCTCGATGGCGCGCGACGGCCGGCTCCCGTTCTCGGCGCATCTGTCCCACGTCAACAGCCGCACCGGGACACCGATCCTGCCGTCGATCCTGATCGGTGTGCTGTGCATCGGCATCCTGCTGGTCAACGTCGGCAACTCCGCGATCTTCGCGACCCTCGCCAGCGTGTGCATCATCCTCATCTACCTCGCCTACCTGGCCGTCACCGGTCCGATGCTCTACCGGCGGTTCCAGGGCTGGCCGCATCGCGGCGGGGACACCCCGGCCGTCGACGCCGGCGGGCGAAAGTTGTTCAGCCTCGGCCGTTTCGGAATCGTGGTGAACGCCCTGGCGGTGCTCTACGGCGCCCTGATGGTGATCAACCTGGCGTGGCCGCGGGCCGAGGTCTTCGACCCCTCCGGTGAGATGCCGATCCTGCGCTGGGCCGGCCCCATCTGCATCGTCGCGACCGTCCTCGTCGGGATCGCCTGCTACCCCCGCGGCAAGGAGCATCCGCGACCGGTGAGCACCCGCCTGTCCGCGTAA
- a CDS encoding TetR/AcrR family transcriptional regulator encodes MPTGSSAPPTPIGRGRPRLVPARRRGQTAREEILDAAAELFTRHGYTGTSTRMIAEAVGIRQASMYHYFGTKDDILATLLETTVVASLERARGLLDGDEPARARLLELARFDIDQLARSRWNLGALYLLPEVADQRFVEFRSARQELADSYAALAAAALGDDTDKRTLLPFRLVESVIMMRADEQRGELGEHTAAGLADTVIDAISRIL; translated from the coding sequence ATGCCCACCGGCTCGAGCGCGCCCCCGACTCCGATCGGTCGCGGCCGACCGCGCCTGGTACCGGCTCGGCGACGCGGGCAGACCGCCCGCGAGGAGATCCTCGACGCCGCCGCAGAATTGTTCACCCGCCACGGGTACACCGGGACGTCGACGCGGATGATCGCCGAGGCGGTGGGCATCCGACAGGCGTCGATGTACCACTACTTCGGCACCAAGGACGACATCCTCGCGACACTGCTGGAGACGACCGTGGTCGCCTCCCTCGAACGCGCGCGGGGGCTCCTCGACGGCGACGAACCCGCCCGGGCGCGACTCCTCGAACTCGCGCGATTCGACATCGATCAGCTGGCGCGGTCGCGCTGGAACCTCGGTGCGCTCTATCTCCTACCCGAGGTCGCCGATCAGCGATTCGTCGAATTCCGTTCGGCTCGACAGGAATTGGCCGATTCGTATGCCGCACTGGCGGCTGCAGCGCTCGGCGACGACACCGACAAGCGCACGCTGCTCCCCTTCCGGCTGGTGGAGTCCGTCATCATGATGCGCGCCGACGAGCAGCGCGGCGAACTCGGCGAGCACACCGCCGCCGGTCTCGCCGACACCGTGATCGACGCAATCTCGCGGATTCTGTAG